Proteins from one Xenopus tropicalis strain Nigerian chromosome 1, UCB_Xtro_10.0, whole genome shotgun sequence genomic window:
- the rbm23 gene encoding probable RNA-binding protein 23 isoform X2, translating to MASDDFDIVIEAMLEAPYKNKEEESPTKETKKEQESSSNRTGNSEHHHHSSSSKKRCRSQSRDRKRSRSRSRDRHKRRSSRDRHRSHDHRRRSRSRRRSSRSHDRRRDEHSRHHNSGRRYTRSRSRSPQHKQKTPPREPETILSPEERDARTVFCMQLAARIRSRDLEDFFSAVGKVRDVRIISDRNSRRSKGIAYVEFCDIQSVPLAIGLTGQRLLGVPIIVQVSQAEKNRLAAMSNNLQRGNPGPMRLYVGSLHFNITEDMLRGIFEPFGKIENIQLLKEPDTGRSKGFGFITFTDAECARRALEQLNGFELAGRPMKVGHVTDHLEGGGEASFLDSDELERTGIDLGATGRLQLMTKLAEGTGLQIPLAAQAALQLGGAIPLTALNPTLTALSPALNLAQSISAQSFQLSNLFNHQAM from the exons GAGGAAAGTCCAACCAAGGAGACGAAAAAAGAACAGGAGAGCAGCAGCAATAGAACTGGCAACAGTGAACACCATCACCATAGCAGCAG CAGTAAGAAAAGGTGTCGCAGCCAAAGCCGTGATCGCAAAAGAAG TCGCAGCCGAAGTAGGGACCGCCACAAGCGCAGAAGCAGTAGAGATCGTCATCGCAGCCATGACCATAGGCGCAGAAGTCGGAGTAGGCGCCGTAGTTCACGGAGCCATGATAGGCGCAGAGATGAGCACTCACGGCACCACAATTCTGG acggCGTTACACCCGTAGTAGGAGCCGCAGTCCACAACACAAACAGAAGACTCCCCCAAG GGAACCTGAGACTATTCTTTCCCCAGAGGAACGAGATGCACGTACAGTGTTTTGCATGCAACTAGCTGCTCGCATTAGATCACGGGATCTAGAGGACTTTTTCTCTGCTGTTGGCAAA GTGCGAGATGTGAGGATTATTTCAGATAGGAACTCTCGTAGGTCAAAGGGTATTGCATATGTAGAGTTTTGTGACATTCAGTCTGTGCCACTGGCCATTGGATTAACAGGACAGAGGTTATTGGGTGTTCCAATAATTGTTCAAGTTTCACAG GCAGAAAAGAACCGCCTGGCAGCCATGTCAAACAATTTACAGAGGGGGAACCCTGGACCCATGCGTCTGTATGTGGGATCTCTACACTTCAATATTACAGAGGACATGCTGAGAGGCATATTTGAGCCATTTGGAAAA ATAGAAAATATTCAGCTTTTGAAAGAACCAGATACTGGAAGATCCAAGGGCTTTGGGTTCATAACG TTTACAGATGCGGAGTGTGCTCGGCGTGCTCTAGAACAGTTGAATGGATTTGAACTAGCAGGGCGACCCATGAAAGTTGGACACGTGACAGATCATTTAGAAGGTGGTGGGGAAGCTTCATTCTTAGATAGCGATGAACTTGAGCGTACTGGCATTGACCTGGGAGCAACTGGTCGCCTACAGCTTATGACTAAGCTGGCCGAAG GGACAGGCTTACAAATTCCACTTGCTGCCCAAGCTGCTCTGCAGTTGGGTGGAGCTATTCCGCTCACTGCATTAAACCCTACACTCACAG CACTTAGCCCAGCCCTCAATCTGGCACAATCCATCTCTGCGCAGTCCTTTCAACTCTCAAATCTCTTCAATCATCAAGCCATGTAA
- the rbm23 gene encoding probable RNA-binding protein 23 isoform X3 — translation MASDDFDIVIEAMLEAPYKNKEEESPTKETKKEQESSSNRTGNSEHHHHSSSKKRCRSQSRDRKRSRSRSRDRHKRRSSRDRHRSHDHRRRSRSRRRSSRSHDRRRDEHSRHHNSGRRYTRSRSRSPQHKQKTPPREPETILSPEERDARTVFCMQLAARIRSRDLEDFFSAVGKVRDVRIISDRNSRRSKGIAYVEFCDIQSVPLAIGLTGQRLLGVPIIVQVSQAEKNRLAAMSNNLQRGNPGPMRLYVGSLHFNITEDMLRGIFEPFGKIENIQLLKEPDTGRSKGFGFITFTDAECARRALEQLNGFELAGRPMKVGHVTDHLEGGGEASFLDSDELERTGIDLGATGRLQLMTKLAEGTGLQIPLAAQAALQLGGAIPLTALNPTLTALSPALNLAQSISAQSFQLSNLFNHQAM, via the exons GAGGAAAGTCCAACCAAGGAGACGAAAAAAGAACAGGAGAGCAGCAGCAATAGAACTGGCAACAGTGAACACCATCACCATAGCAGCAG TAAGAAAAGGTGTCGCAGCCAAAGCCGTGATCGCAAAAGAAG TCGCAGCCGAAGTAGGGACCGCCACAAGCGCAGAAGCAGTAGAGATCGTCATCGCAGCCATGACCATAGGCGCAGAAGTCGGAGTAGGCGCCGTAGTTCACGGAGCCATGATAGGCGCAGAGATGAGCACTCACGGCACCACAATTCTGG acggCGTTACACCCGTAGTAGGAGCCGCAGTCCACAACACAAACAGAAGACTCCCCCAAG GGAACCTGAGACTATTCTTTCCCCAGAGGAACGAGATGCACGTACAGTGTTTTGCATGCAACTAGCTGCTCGCATTAGATCACGGGATCTAGAGGACTTTTTCTCTGCTGTTGGCAAA GTGCGAGATGTGAGGATTATTTCAGATAGGAACTCTCGTAGGTCAAAGGGTATTGCATATGTAGAGTTTTGTGACATTCAGTCTGTGCCACTGGCCATTGGATTAACAGGACAGAGGTTATTGGGTGTTCCAATAATTGTTCAAGTTTCACAG GCAGAAAAGAACCGCCTGGCAGCCATGTCAAACAATTTACAGAGGGGGAACCCTGGACCCATGCGTCTGTATGTGGGATCTCTACACTTCAATATTACAGAGGACATGCTGAGAGGCATATTTGAGCCATTTGGAAAA ATAGAAAATATTCAGCTTTTGAAAGAACCAGATACTGGAAGATCCAAGGGCTTTGGGTTCATAACG TTTACAGATGCGGAGTGTGCTCGGCGTGCTCTAGAACAGTTGAATGGATTTGAACTAGCAGGGCGACCCATGAAAGTTGGACACGTGACAGATCATTTAGAAGGTGGTGGGGAAGCTTCATTCTTAGATAGCGATGAACTTGAGCGTACTGGCATTGACCTGGGAGCAACTGGTCGCCTACAGCTTATGACTAAGCTGGCCGAAG GGACAGGCTTACAAATTCCACTTGCTGCCCAAGCTGCTCTGCAGTTGGGTGGAGCTATTCCGCTCACTGCATTAAACCCTACACTCACAG CACTTAGCCCAGCCCTCAATCTGGCACAATCCATCTCTGCGCAGTCCTTTCAACTCTCAAATCTCTTCAATCATCAAGCCAT GTAA
- the rem2 gene encoding GTP-binding protein REM 2 yields the protein MTLNKKEKLGGLQQHRGSLPLSSGPRRRGSMPLPYKHQLRRTQAVDELDWPSVHSGSSDSIRSSESSPDTGVYKVMLLGDSGVGKSTLAGIFGGVEDTFPHGSEHPEDTYERNLLVDGEKTTLIVYDIWEEAGSQSWMQDSCLQMGDAFLLIFSVTDRSTFQRLPSLLLQLRTARPHRHIPIILVGNKGDLVRSREVNMEEGRSLAGMLNCKYTEISAALHHNTHELLEGVVRQIRLRKDEGEHSLQTPILLTPGRRESLTKRARRLLQGLMGKHRGFFKQRSKSCHDLSVL from the exons ATGACGTTAAACAAGAAAGAAAAATTGGGAGGGTTGCAGCAGCACCGGGGGAGTCTCCCCCTTTCCTCAGGACCTCGCAGACGGGGCAGTATGCCCTTGCCTTACAAGCACCAGCTGAGACGCACACAAGCAGTAGATGAGCTGGACTGGCCAAGTGTCCATTCTGGGTCATCAGACTCCATCAGGTCGTCAGAAAGTAGCCCAGACACTGGGGTCTACAAAGTAATGCTTCTGGGCGACAGTGGGGTGGGAAAATCAACCCTTGCTGGCATATTTGGTGGAGTGGAGGACACTTTTCCCCATGGATCAGAACATCCAG AGGACACTTATGAAAGGAATTTGCTTGTGGACGGAGAGAAGACTACATTAATTGTTTATGACATATGGGAAGAG GCTGGTTCACAGAGTTGGATGCAGGACAGTTGTCTTCAGATGGGGGATGCATTCCTTCTCATCTTCTCAGTGACAGATCGTAGCACTTTCCAGCGCCTTCCTAGTCTCCTTCTCCAATTGCGCACAGCTCGTCCTCATCGCCACATTCCCATCATCCTTGTTGGCAATAAAGGTGACCTGGTCCGCTCAAGAGAGGTCAACATGGAAG agggCCGCTCTTTGGCTGGTATGTTGAACTGCAAATACACAGAGATATCAGCTGCACTACACCACAACACCCACGAGTTGCTTGAAGGGGTGGTAAGACAGATCCGCCTGCGGAAGGACGAAGGAGAACACAGTTTGCAGACCCCCATCCTGCTGACTCCGGGCCGCAGAGAGAGTCTGACCAAAAGAGCACGCCGCCTTCTGCAGGGCTTGATGGGAAAGCACCGTGGCTTCTTCAAGCAAAGATCGAAGTCTTGTCATGACCTTTCGGTACTGTGA
- the rbm23 gene encoding probable RNA-binding protein 23 isoform X4, which produces MASDDFDIVIEAMLEAPYKNKEEESPTKETKKEQESSSNRTGNSEHHHHSSSKKRCRSQSRDRKRSRSRSRDRHKRRSSRDRHRSHDHRRRSRSRRRSSRSHDRRRDEHSRHHNSGRRYTRSRSRSPQHKQKTPPREPETILSPEERDARTVFCMQLAARIRSRDLEDFFSAVGKVRDVRIISDRNSRRSKGIAYVEFCDIQSVPLAIGLTGQRLLGVPIIVQVSQAEKNRLAAMSNNLQRGNPGPMRLYVGSLHFNITEDMLRGIFEPFGKIENIQLLKEPDTGRSKGFGFITFTDAECARRALEQLNGFELAGRPMKVGHVTDHLEGGGEASFLDSDELERTGIDLGATGRLQLMTKLAEGTGLQIPLAAQAALQLGGAIPLTALNPTLTALSPALNLAQSISAQSFQLSNLFNHQAM; this is translated from the exons GAGGAAAGTCCAACCAAGGAGACGAAAAAAGAACAGGAGAGCAGCAGCAATAGAACTGGCAACAGTGAACACCATCACCATAGCAGCAG TAAGAAAAGGTGTCGCAGCCAAAGCCGTGATCGCAAAAGAAG TCGCAGCCGAAGTAGGGACCGCCACAAGCGCAGAAGCAGTAGAGATCGTCATCGCAGCCATGACCATAGGCGCAGAAGTCGGAGTAGGCGCCGTAGTTCACGGAGCCATGATAGGCGCAGAGATGAGCACTCACGGCACCACAATTCTGG acggCGTTACACCCGTAGTAGGAGCCGCAGTCCACAACACAAACAGAAGACTCCCCCAAG GGAACCTGAGACTATTCTTTCCCCAGAGGAACGAGATGCACGTACAGTGTTTTGCATGCAACTAGCTGCTCGCATTAGATCACGGGATCTAGAGGACTTTTTCTCTGCTGTTGGCAAA GTGCGAGATGTGAGGATTATTTCAGATAGGAACTCTCGTAGGTCAAAGGGTATTGCATATGTAGAGTTTTGTGACATTCAGTCTGTGCCACTGGCCATTGGATTAACAGGACAGAGGTTATTGGGTGTTCCAATAATTGTTCAAGTTTCACAG GCAGAAAAGAACCGCCTGGCAGCCATGTCAAACAATTTACAGAGGGGGAACCCTGGACCCATGCGTCTGTATGTGGGATCTCTACACTTCAATATTACAGAGGACATGCTGAGAGGCATATTTGAGCCATTTGGAAAA ATAGAAAATATTCAGCTTTTGAAAGAACCAGATACTGGAAGATCCAAGGGCTTTGGGTTCATAACG TTTACAGATGCGGAGTGTGCTCGGCGTGCTCTAGAACAGTTGAATGGATTTGAACTAGCAGGGCGACCCATGAAAGTTGGACACGTGACAGATCATTTAGAAGGTGGTGGGGAAGCTTCATTCTTAGATAGCGATGAACTTGAGCGTACTGGCATTGACCTGGGAGCAACTGGTCGCCTACAGCTTATGACTAAGCTGGCCGAAG GGACAGGCTTACAAATTCCACTTGCTGCCCAAGCTGCTCTGCAGTTGGGTGGAGCTATTCCGCTCACTGCATTAAACCCTACACTCACAG CACTTAGCCCAGCCCTCAATCTGGCACAATCCATCTCTGCGCAGTCCTTTCAACTCTCAAATCTCTTCAATCATCAAGCCATGTAA
- the rbm23 gene encoding probable RNA-binding protein 23 isoform X1: MASDDFDIVIEAMLEAPYKNKEEESPTKETKKEQESSSNRTGNSEHHHHSSSSKKRCRSQSRDRKRSRSRSRDRHKRRSSRDRHRSHDHRRRSRSRRRSSRSHDRRRDEHSRHHNSGRRYTRSRSRSPQHKQKTPPREPETILSPEERDARTVFCMQLAARIRSRDLEDFFSAVGKVRDVRIISDRNSRRSKGIAYVEFCDIQSVPLAIGLTGQRLLGVPIIVQVSQAEKNRLAAMSNNLQRGNPGPMRLYVGSLHFNITEDMLRGIFEPFGKIENIQLLKEPDTGRSKGFGFITFTDAECARRALEQLNGFELAGRPMKVGHVTDHLEGGGEASFLDSDELERTGIDLGATGRLQLMTKLAEGTGLQIPLAAQAALQLGGAIPLTALNPTLTALSPALNLAQSISAQSFQLSNLFNHQAM; the protein is encoded by the exons GAGGAAAGTCCAACCAAGGAGACGAAAAAAGAACAGGAGAGCAGCAGCAATAGAACTGGCAACAGTGAACACCATCACCATAGCAGCAG CAGTAAGAAAAGGTGTCGCAGCCAAAGCCGTGATCGCAAAAGAAG TCGCAGCCGAAGTAGGGACCGCCACAAGCGCAGAAGCAGTAGAGATCGTCATCGCAGCCATGACCATAGGCGCAGAAGTCGGAGTAGGCGCCGTAGTTCACGGAGCCATGATAGGCGCAGAGATGAGCACTCACGGCACCACAATTCTGG acggCGTTACACCCGTAGTAGGAGCCGCAGTCCACAACACAAACAGAAGACTCCCCCAAG GGAACCTGAGACTATTCTTTCCCCAGAGGAACGAGATGCACGTACAGTGTTTTGCATGCAACTAGCTGCTCGCATTAGATCACGGGATCTAGAGGACTTTTTCTCTGCTGTTGGCAAA GTGCGAGATGTGAGGATTATTTCAGATAGGAACTCTCGTAGGTCAAAGGGTATTGCATATGTAGAGTTTTGTGACATTCAGTCTGTGCCACTGGCCATTGGATTAACAGGACAGAGGTTATTGGGTGTTCCAATAATTGTTCAAGTTTCACAG GCAGAAAAGAACCGCCTGGCAGCCATGTCAAACAATTTACAGAGGGGGAACCCTGGACCCATGCGTCTGTATGTGGGATCTCTACACTTCAATATTACAGAGGACATGCTGAGAGGCATATTTGAGCCATTTGGAAAA ATAGAAAATATTCAGCTTTTGAAAGAACCAGATACTGGAAGATCCAAGGGCTTTGGGTTCATAACG TTTACAGATGCGGAGTGTGCTCGGCGTGCTCTAGAACAGTTGAATGGATTTGAACTAGCAGGGCGACCCATGAAAGTTGGACACGTGACAGATCATTTAGAAGGTGGTGGGGAAGCTTCATTCTTAGATAGCGATGAACTTGAGCGTACTGGCATTGACCTGGGAGCAACTGGTCGCCTACAGCTTATGACTAAGCTGGCCGAAG GGACAGGCTTACAAATTCCACTTGCTGCCCAAGCTGCTCTGCAGTTGGGTGGAGCTATTCCGCTCACTGCATTAAACCCTACACTCACAG CACTTAGCCCAGCCCTCAATCTGGCACAATCCATCTCTGCGCAGTCCTTTCAACTCTCAAATCTCTTCAATCATCAAGCCAT GTAA
- the lrp10 gene encoding low-density lipoprotein receptor-related protein 10: MSLFPALLFFGWLIFTKGNAILDSSPCPQNYFLCRSRCLPLSSRCDGFFDCEDQSDEIGCPPHCSFTLLEFYGVFSPPGYPDSPPNPLPTSCHWLIDSGDSRGLFLQFSSLQLSGSDALVVYELDAGDPNRILRALDQQSNGKSVTVESVGGRVMVVYHYSSEILSNPSPISSVTHGSGFKFPSPDIPLSSKTINRDSGPHKTDLLGPPSFSSHISGSPFHGIWFSAFRPRGFNATYRVRGYCLPWDHPCGSSPGILWDDEVEEGGGCYTEAQRCDGAWDCANGRDEMNCSGCAPGHYPCAMTRACYPITERCNYQTSCQDGTDERGCRACQPGGFHCDLERCVYEAWVCDGQADCRDGSDERGCGYTLPRKVIAAAVIGSLICATLLVVALGCTCRLYTTRAREYSVFAPLSRMDAELIQQQAPPSYGQLIAQGAIPPVEDFPTENPNDGSFMGNLRSLLQFLHQAPPVPAGAVNELPPRRRPPRAVRRLLRRLRRWGLLPPRAQGPQVEVCQNQTSPSPEVASEGTETPTAPALPVKMPLDCPDTSSAQTEASTLPQYSGSGRGLMGMMQVMRERILHPLGAEDTSDGRRGRERPEEEVGEDLQRHEEDDEMLLLPLAEGWDSEAGDVGLIVC, translated from the exons ATGTCTCTTTTCCCGGCGCTTTTATTTTTCG GCTGGCTGATATTCACAAAGGGAAACGCTATTCTCG ACTCCTCTCCTTGTCcccaaaattatttcctttgcaGGTCAAGATGCTTACCTCTGTCTTCTAGATGTGATGGTTTCTTTGATTGTGAAGATCAGTCCGATGAGATTGGGTGTCCCCCACACTGCAGCTTCACACTGCTGGAATTTTATGGGGTCTTCTCTCCTCCGGGTTACCCAGACTCTCCACCCAATCCCTTGCCTACTTCCTGCCACTGGCTAATTGACTCTGGAGATAGTCGTGGCCTGTTCCTGCAGTTTTCTTCTCTTCAGCTCTCTGGGTCTGATGCTCTTGTAGTGTATGAATTGGATGCTGGGGATCCAAATCGCATTCTTCGTGCTCTTGACCAGCAAAGCAATGGAAAATCAGTTACAGTGGAGTCTGTGGGAGGAAGGGTCATGGTTGTGTATCATTACAGCTCTGAGATTCTGAGTAACCCCAGTCCCATTTCTTCTGTCACCCATGGCTCAGGATTTAAGTTTCCAAGCCCTGACATTCCTTTGTCTTCTAAAACAATAAACCGTGACTCGGGCCCCCATAAGACTGACCTTCTTGGTCCCCCTTCCTTTAGTTCCCACATTTCTGGCTCTCCTTTTCATGGTATTTGGTTTTCTGCTTTCCGTCCTCGGGGATTTAATGCCACTTATCGGGTGCGCGGCTATTGTCTTCCTTGGGACCACCCTTGTGGATCCAGCCCTGGTATTTTGTGGGATGATGAAGTAGAGGAAGGTGGTGGCTGTTACACTGAAGCACAGCGCTGCGATGGTGCCTGGGACTGTGCCAATGGCCGGGATGAAATGAATTGTTCAGGCTGTGCTCCTGGGCACTACCCCTGTGCCATGACCCGTGCTTGTTATCCCATTACTGAGAGGTGTAATTACCAAACATCATGTCAGGATGGTACTGATGAGAGGGGATGCCGTGCATGTCAGCCTGGAGGATTCCACTGTGACCTGGAACGTTGTGTATATGAGGCATGGGTTTGTGATGGACAGGCTGACTGCAGAGATGGAAGCGATGAGCGAGGATGCGGATACACACTACCTCGCAAGGTCATTGCTGCAGCTGTCATAGGAAGCCTTATCTGTGCTACGCTGCTTGTTGTTGCACTTGGTTGTACATGTCGGCTTTATACTACCCGAGCACGGGAGTATAG TGTCTTTGCACCTTTGTCCCGAATGGATGCAGAGCTCATCCAGCAACAGGCCCCACCATCATATGGTCAACTGATTGCCCAAGGAGCTATTCCACCTGTGGAAGACTTTCCTACAGAGAACCCAAATGAT GGCTCTTTTATGGGGAACTTACGCAGCCTCCTACAGTTTCTTCACCAAGCACCCCCAGTCCCTGCTGGAGCAGTTAATGAATTACCTCCTCGCCGACGCCCACCTCGTGCAGTCAGACGTCTTCTTCGACGCTTGCGCCGTTGGGGACTTCTTCCTCCTCGTGCACAGGGACCCCAAGTAGAAGTGTGCCAAAACCAGACCTCACCATCACCAGAAGTTGCATCAGAGGGTACTGAGACCCCCACAGCTCCAGCTCTTCCTGTTAAGATGCCTTTAGATTGTCCAGATACTTCCTCTGCCCAGACAGAAGCCTCCACTCTACCTCAGTACTCTGGGAGTGGGAGGGGTCTTATGGGCATGATGCAAGTGATGAGAGAGAGAATTTTGCACCCTCTTGGAGCAGAGGACACATCAGATGGGAGAAGAGGGAGGGAGAGGCCAGAGGAGGAAGTAGGAGAAGACCTTCAAAGACACGAGGAAGATGATGAAATGTTGTTGTTGCCCCTGGCAGAAGGTTGGGATAGTGAGGCAGGAGATGTTGGGTTAATTGTATGTTAA